The Dermacentor silvarum isolate Dsil-2018 chromosome 3, BIME_Dsil_1.4, whole genome shotgun sequence region aacgttatcgatgcttctatccgttgtcaattgtcaccgacgcttatgtaatctgattgtatgagcgacgccaattgtctagtaccttctggaagacacgcgggtaccagagattactatggaaccttcgatgactcatgtataaaagccgacgcgcttcgccgctgatcagatttcgacgatcgccgattgtgttcgccgctatcgttgtgcttcgagtgaaacttgcttttgtgggcacaggctcgcccaataaaaagtccgtttcgtcattcacagttttgcgactgttttcttcatcgtaactactacgtgactactacggaatttttaaaaatcgcctgtggcaggtagcataattcttatcgttgaacggtggacattagtagcacgagcaatcgaaagacatattcaaccaattaacaaaaattgactattgaacttcttggttaattactttatgacacatatcgcaatttacgaattgtagccggtgagtttgcaagacgcatctacttgaaatgaatttccaggatgacaccagtttcgagatactatttctcaaagtgttggacgaaatacatggacgttaaagttacttttgtgcttcaatgcattttggtaaaaaattaagtggaacaacagtgcatttttacggcgagtatgatggcgcctatctccaaactggtgtcattctggaaattcattgcaagtggatacgcctgacaagatcaccggctacaattcgtaaattgttatatgtgtcgtaaagtaattaactaagaagttaatcagtgatttttcgttaattagttgaatatgtgtttcgatttatcgtgcgaatttgcacctcatcgaataacccagctcaatgataaaattatgctacctgccacaggcgatttctaaaaattccgtaaaacttaaaaatgaacaccctgtatgttaaacatggcgcttactgaggagggtgggcatggaggaaggaataactagaagagaacatcgcagcacgactgacatcaagaagtaatggcgcaacacgtgatcgccacatcagagcgcgcggtaggtttaatgctgccgggtgcagggcagcagcgcaggtgaacgggtgcgcactgatttgaaactgctgcgaacctaacattatcggccaatacgttgtcactcagggtcacgtgttgaccctactgcaaagtaaaaagcgaaggaaatcgcttgacggtgagttcgcttgccaagactagctgcctcacgtaatgctctcgcctagtttatttcttcctccacgggggcggcctctctccgggccccaggcagcctgtgtgacgtgcgcgtaaagcggggaagcgcttggccagctcgacatgactcgggaaaacagtcgacagtcgctctcggtcttcgcagccgcgcggtcgttgctcgtactccgcattctacagtacgatttcaaaattttcacgccactttagtcactgtctggaaaacgattaatcgaactgctttaatcgattaaaccgattaaattaaaggtacacatcgatgacgattaatcgttttgcggcgtacttttagtcgattaatcgattaatcgttcatcgatattaccatccctactcCAGTGCACGCAgtgcccaagtttataagagcattaactccataaagttccagaattgaaaatcttttaaagtacgcctttggaaatgtcagtgcacctttcgcgtcaaatgaTTATGAGAACTTTATAACCATAAAGTTTattaattgaaatccatgcgctccgtagattctgcggccgctgcgagatgccgcaacgcgcccgctcactatcgaaaaacccctgaaagtttgtgctcggttggggctccttgcgttacgtgactccaggtgcaagggcgttgccacgaaatccagcccgggttagcaatgttcgtgccgaaatgtcttttagagcgtgaaaaagacattgtagacaaaatccagaatgatttcCGGCgtcggtgcatgccggcacgaaaacatttcgggggggggctgaaccccccccccccccccccttggctacgcccctggaaacatggttttacggcgcaaatttaaacgggacacagcgagatacatacataacacttgtagcccaccttagttccttgaacacagatagacgtaatgcgcagccgtaatatgtcggcgatacggccatttcctcatcttgttgacaaaaaagcgacaacTTCCAACTAGGTACCATTTGAAATGAACCTCatgtttcgaccaagaaatgccgttgacagcgcgcagtttcaaacattttcagcacttcattttctaattacgctagctgcgccgttactgacgatatcagCTGCAGtgacgatcacagggcagtatttaccaggctgctctcagcacccgattttctaagcaatgcttctatacgcttaataaattatcggataaagatagcttttttTCATCTGTCTGAGTCTGACTGACCCACAGGCAGCGATCGCATTGGCAACTGCATCGACAAAATCAAAATTCATTATCAGTGACTCAAAGATCGCTGTCTTCAACTTCGCCAGGGGCCGCATCTCCATGGAGGCGCTCAAAATTTTAAAATCATATAGTGACCAGCGACGGCGCGGGACGATCCATGtcatttgggcacccgcgcactgctcgcttcctggtaacgaggcggctcacacagtagctcgaggacttactcgccgagcaagtgagccagCCCAGCCAGGGTCCAGAGGAGATCGAATGGtcacatataaagaaattaccTATCACTAtcggctgggccgggcccggtaTCCCCCGGCTCACCCTAAATTAACTAAGAAGCAGGCAGTTGTGTGGAGGCTCCTCCAGACCAATATGTATCCAAGCCCAGTGTCCTGCAGCCGGTTTTATCCCGGAAATTATACAGAATTATGTATAATATGTAATAATAGAGCGGACCTGCCACACATCTTACCGTCAgcagcagggccccaaacaatcgatcccgactgacatccgtagctggatccacacagaccctattcctagaaatatgcaccctgaatataacagggcccggcgccaagctcgggccggagcaatcataaaagcctttgctcgtgtacctggcgttacatttgttgatgcagcccaatattcccatggcacacgatttgtggccgtcgccacacgcgatggagtcctacaccacgcctccagcgtcattacccccgctgccgaaacggctgaagaagtggccatcgccctggccactctagatcccacctgtcacaccatcgtgtggtgactctcgctcagcagtcactaacttcagcaaaggccgtatttcacctcaagctcttcgtatcctccgccaggcaccacactctaaagaaagcatgatttccctgacatggatcccggcccacgcgggcactgtccacccacacctccccaacctcaacgaggtcacccactccattgcgcgaggactagtcaaccgcgccggagacactggagacgagttggacaccagggacagtctgactacttacaacgatctcgttaaggcattttaccttagtcgccgaaccttccccccacctcaccccaagttcagccgggcgcaggctaccaccttGCGTCTGCTAccaacaaatacgtacccttcacctgcccgcctccaccttatattccctgaagtttacaataacCCCAACTCCCGGTGCTGTgacactcacccggctacgcttccgcatatgctgtgggagtgcccagcacagtacacacacattaacaccacgaccctctcgtcgaggttgcgtgaggctctgcggagctccgccctggacgaccaaacctgggcgacccagcacgcccgtgaggcggcggcgaggcaagccctcgacgtcccctcatgggaggcttaggcccagccatcttaaagtgctggttccgcaataaatgtttattcttccTCCTCCTGCCATAAATCTTGTGGGCATGTCCCCAGGCAGAACCATTCGAGGGCCGCCAAATAAAAGATCAAGGGCAATGGGCagccctgctgctcagctcagaccaccACGAGCAAGATTGGGCGACCCGACTGGCCGAGAGAGCCGTCGAGATACAAGATATCTCAGCCGTCTCCTAGGTGACGGGGGCAGGATCgtcttcaaccccccccccccccctcttttgtaAAACGGGTGAATTAagttgttttctctttctctctgacccACAGGCAGAGTAGttagtgacggtgcgtccaagcagcggcaaatggcgtagagctaaacctggcaaaaaacaaaaaaaggctgccgaaacaaaaacgagttcgtttatgaataaaagcgcatccttgcctttcttggctcgtcaccgtcgcgcccagagtgaactgaaacctagaaatcagctgcatggatggtacgacattgctggttgACAAAGCGGatggaaagcttcgcacgactgacagttgaaacctaGTAGAAAAACACGCgtgccgggcatgccgccgatgccgccgcgtcgtccgtcgaaccggaagctgctagtaGACGGGTCACCTATTCTGCTCGGATTTCTCCCGTCCCCGggccgcgtatttctatttgcgcccccgtacagcgctcgaccgctggcgccacgctgcgccgctcgcgcgtaccgcgttttattgcgatagcaattatatggacacttcaaccggatttctgccgtcggcgtcgccgtcgccgtcgccgtgaggttccgtatagataaaatcttcgccgcgcgccgtatgccccagaggcagcgtgcggggacgcgcgctatcacggagagcgaacgcactcaatctcccacgcgcaagcaaggaagcggaaagccagcgccggcacttctctgccaacaaccgcgctcgtcgctcgtccgcacagtctcttatctctcccacgcgcaagcaaggaagctgtTGTATTTAGAATGCAGAGGaatgatgcatccgatgcctgaacatcatcttctttatttagtgtccccgcgccaccatcttcatcttctttcctatacaacattttcccggtcaacaacaaaaaaaaaaaactatcgcttgcgTAACGCATAGTCCCTGAACTTCAATGGAGTTCTTTTAACTCGTGCGCTCTTCCGTGGGGGTTGGCATTCTGTCCTGCAGTAAAGACGGCTGAGTACTTGAgtcactgctggcttgtgctgctatttcttgccgtgacgtagatggacagtcagcatgttgttcactcacaggaaatgcactaccttgaagagactcgtcaggtagtggtagagtccattctagaataccaggtcgattgcctgtgaacttctccgcagcttcagggtgcatcgcttgaaatttggaagcgttccacactcgaccgtcatccaaaagaaatgaagctggccctcgttgctcaataatctgcttcggtttcgaaaagcgcgaagatattttcccgtgaactgacgactttctcacgcggacgtagtcgccgacggcaaagtgtcttgtccgggctccgcgacggcagtctgtgtaaagtttggaagatgcttggttttgtctgacacgttggcgcagccatttcatcgcttgtgctggattttcgtgaaatgaagaatccggtaatccaacaatgcttaagcgtgttcgtggcagtcgtccgtgcagcaaaacggcgggtgcaactcccgttgtggcgtgaggtgtgcagcggtagacccccaaatagtctgtcacggcgacacggatatcacgccgctcgtatactgccatctggacaacagatttgaggactctgttgaacctttctacaagcccatttgcttgCGGGTgataaacagaagaaaagcaatggcgtatgccacgttcctgaaggaattcttcaaattcagccgagctgaactgcggtccgtggtcggaaactatttcactcgggtagccttcacgagaaaacacttgtagcagaacttgcatcccatcctcgtcgccaatatgttgtatttagaatgcagaggaatgatgcatccgatgcctgaacatcatcttctttatttagtgtccccgcgccaccatcttcatcttctttcctatacaacagaagcgggaagccagcgccggaaagagcggggggggggggggggggggggcgcacttctaggctgccaacaaccgcgctcgtcgttcgttcgaccgcaccgtctcttatctccacacggctctgacctttatgcgcattcgccgctcagtttccgttgaagcgatagaccgcacgtaccttcgcccgctcctgcggcgtatatatccgctcgctgccagcgttttgacggtcgttgtctgcagtcattcagtgtgatctattcatgtttgtttgtgcgcgctcacaccacgcttcttcaatcagttagtaatagtcgggccacattttccaacgcacgctacacatgcaatgctgcccgggtcggcagtgcagcgctacaggtgtgtcccttcgcacgcgcgctgcccacgggaagcgcttctcatcaacaccgccgtttcacacgcgccttctcgtggtcatcgagtctctcttcatgtcggtctacttacgccgcagcacacctgcttacttaatcagctcatgtttactacaattcatattgctaccaaagccgctcaccttacttcgtatgacattgctgtgttgctatcgcattcatcgcttcgcccttagggcgaaactgtgacattttttaggtggttgctttcgccgagggcgctcgaacgcaatcatatggttcgcatgcttgcaggctttgcaagtgtggctgtatggccgaagcgaagaagaagaagccgagtGGAACGGCTGTGCTTGGAATGCTCTCTGCTGGAAACAGCGTATCGGCCTCAGGCCGAGGATCGTCGACTCCGTTTCTGAATGAAGATGCAAGCTACAAAGTTGTCCTCCCGCGTCTACCAACCGGTAACGATGTGCTGAATTCCATTTTTCTTCATGCGGACTTGAGTGGCAGACCATACCGTGCTCCTGACTTCCGAGACGCTCTGCTTGAAGTAGTGGATACTGCAGATATTATAGGTGTAGGacagtatcagatgagccatgtATGGATGGTTACCTGCGCTAGTAGTGCGGCGAAACATAAACTCGTCGCCTGTGGTGAGCTCCGTGTCAAAGGACTGAAGTGCATGGTGATAGATCCGGAGACTAAAAATATCAAGCTCAAATTACTCTGGCTTCCGCCTCACCTTGAAGCTCGACGGGTTGAAGAGGCGTTCCAGGCGTACGGTCAGGTGAAGTCTGTCGAGAGAGAGGTGTGGAGATGCACTGGTATGGAACAGTGGGTGACGACAAACCGGGAGGTTTCCTTGGTGCTCAAGGATACTGTCACCGTAAGCTCAATACCACACATTATGTCCATTTATGGACACCAGTGCCTGGTACTTATCCCCGGCAGGCCTCCGCTGTGCCTTCGTTGCAAGCGTGTGGGACATGTCCGTCGACAATGCAGAACGCCGAGGTGCTTGCAGTGCCACCGATTTGGCCACTCGGTGGACGCCTGTGTATCGACCTATGCCAATAAGCTTCGTTCTGGGCAACACAGCGCAGAAGAGCCCCAACTGGACCATCTCATGGATGCTACAGAGATAGTCGATGCTACCGGAGAAGCCACAGGCGGCATCAGGGACGAAGAACAGGAGTCTCCAGAGCCAATGCCGAGCAGCCACAGCATCCcaagcgaagctactggcaataaCTCGGTTTGCACACATGACCTAGAAAACCTTAAAGAAAAGCCCCCCGATGGCGACAAGGAAGAAGAGGCGATGGACAGCAGTCAAGCGAGGAAGCGTCCGGCACCGTGCAACGATGAAACAACGGGGAGTGCAGTACAGGCACCCGAGAGTGTGCCTTCTAGTGCTCAACGGGTTCCCTCCCCTGGTGATGGTGTGCCGCGGCGGTTTTGTCAGCGAAGTAAGGAGAGTGCTATAAAGAAGTGCAAAGGGAGCAAGACCACAGATTTACCTGTGGCCAAGGGTGATGAAGAACAAAAGCTTTAGGTGAGCAAAATGGCTACCGCCTTCACCCTCCCCTTATGTGTAGCGACACTCAACGTGCGTGGGCTGCGGAGTATACGGCGTCAGCAGCAGTTACTCCATGTGCTTAGGCAGCATGAAATTGATGTTGGTGCAGTGCAAGAGACCAAGATTTCTTCTGCTAACGATGCTAACCTTGCGCTGCAAATTTTTCAACCAGATTATGAGGTGTGTGTTAGCCAAGCGTGTGGTGCTTCCGCTGGGTGCTTTTTGTTAGTTAGAAAGCAGTTGAATCACGCTTCATTGTCGCTACGTGTTGATGGGGAAGGACGCTTTCTATGTTGTGACCTCTCTTTTCGTTCCCGTAATTGGCGGTTTATTTGTGTCTATGCTCCCCTAAAAGTGAGCGACTGGaaggctttctttctgtctcttgctCCGTTCCTAGACACTGACAGAGATTTGGTAGTTTTGGGAGACTTTAACTGTGTTTGTGATCATAGAGACCATTCATACCTAACAAAGC contains the following coding sequences:
- the LOC125944184 gene encoding uncharacterized protein LOC125944184, which encodes MLSAGNSVSASGRGSSTPFLNEDASYKVVLPRLPTGNDVLNSIFLHADLSGRPYRAPDFRDALLEVVDTADIIGVGQYQMSHVWMVTCASSAAKHKLVACGELRVKGLKCMVIDPETKNIKLKLLWLPPHLEARRVEEAFQAYGQVKSVEREVWRCTGMEQWVTTNREVSLVLKDTVTVSSIPHIMSIYGHQCLVLIPGRPPLCLRCKRVGHVRRQCRTPRCLQCHRFGHSVDACVSTYANKLRSGQHSAEEPQLDHLMDATEIVDATGEATGGIRDEEQESPEPMPSSHSIPSEATGNNSVCTHDLENLKEKPPDGDKEEEAMDSSQARKRPAPCNDETTGSAVQAPESVPSSAQRVPSPGDGVPRRFCQRSKESAIKKCKGSKTTDLPVAKGDEEQKL